In Sulfitobacter sp. M39, the following proteins share a genomic window:
- a CDS encoding ActR/PrrA/RegA family redox response regulator transcription factor, whose translation MVQENALDLGEDRSLLLVDDDEPFLRRLAKAMEKRGFDVETAGSVAAGVAIATARPAAYAVVDLRLQDGNGLDVVEVLRDKRPDARVVVLTGYGAIATAVAAVKIGATDYLSKPADANDIVNALLATGDDMPPPPENPMSADRVRWEHIQRVYELCDRNVSETARRLNMHRRTLQRILAKRSPQ comes from the coding sequence ATGGTTCAGGAAAATGCGCTTGATCTCGGCGAGGATCGGTCCCTCCTTCTGGTGGATGATGACGAACCGTTTCTGCGACGCCTTGCCAAGGCGATGGAGAAGCGCGGCTTTGACGTAGAAACCGCCGGTTCCGTCGCCGCCGGTGTGGCCATCGCGACCGCGCGCCCCGCGGCCTATGCGGTGGTCGATCTGCGGTTGCAGGACGGCAACGGGCTGGATGTGGTCGAGGTGCTGCGCGACAAACGCCCCGATGCGCGGGTTGTGGTGCTGACCGGCTACGGTGCCATCGCCACCGCCGTCGCCGCGGTCAAGATCGGTGCGACGGATTACCTGTCAAAACCCGCTGATGCCAATGACATCGTGAACGCGCTGCTGGCTACGGGTGATGACATGCCGCCACCACCGGAAAACCCCATGAGCGCGGATCGTGTGCGGTGGGAACATATCCAGCGTGTCTACGAGCTTTGCGATAGAAACGTGTCCGAAACCGCGCGGCGGCTGAACATGCACCGCCGGACCTTGCAGCGCATCTTGGCAAAACGGTCCCCGCAGTAA